One genomic region from Sphingobacterium sp. UGAL515B_05 encodes:
- a CDS encoding glycosyltransferase, whose protein sequence is MSEAKGINILGYIHKQFGLGEAVRSNIRSIKSANIPYVINDVKFEISPDIKEERNNSIEIIDENPYSVNLIQINFDNFSKVISSNNKSYLKGKYNIGFWAWELDYFPTDFQDYIEILDEIWVPSNFCQNAIAQVSNKPVLRFMHSIKIPTTQLSREALNLPKEKFIFLSMFDYHSILERKNPYSTISAFEKAFGENNTQAVLIIKTSVGDKFKEMREKLKNRIRTNPAIILIEEILPRESLDALINNCDVFVSLHRSEGFGLTLAEAMSLGKPVIATAYSGNLDFMNFENSCLVPYQLISTKNNYVYTENAETHWADPDVEYASKLMLKLFNEKGFRTCIGERAQNEVKHRLDPENIGLAIKNRLDYIYQFCVPKIKMDINQTVFNLQQENTILTSKLDALKRTKVVKWKLRLKNFTNKVFGKNKTYIWEE, encoded by the coding sequence ATGTCAGAGGCAAAAGGAATTAATATTCTTGGTTATATTCACAAACAATTTGGACTAGGTGAGGCCGTTCGGAGCAATATCCGTTCTATCAAAAGTGCCAATATCCCTTATGTTATCAATGATGTAAAATTTGAGATATCTCCTGATATCAAAGAAGAACGTAATAACTCTATTGAGATTATCGATGAAAATCCATATTCGGTCAATCTGATACAGATAAATTTTGACAATTTTTCAAAAGTAATTTCATCAAATAATAAATCCTATTTGAAGGGGAAATATAACATTGGTTTTTGGGCATGGGAGTTAGATTATTTCCCGACAGACTTTCAGGATTATATTGAAATCTTAGACGAAATCTGGGTACCAAGTAATTTCTGTCAAAATGCCATTGCCCAAGTTTCAAACAAGCCGGTACTTCGGTTTATGCACTCCATTAAAATCCCGACTACACAACTTTCTCGCGAAGCACTTAATCTTCCAAAAGAAAAATTCATTTTTCTTTCAATGTTCGATTATCACAGTATATTAGAGCGAAAAAATCCTTATTCCACTATTTCAGCCTTCGAAAAGGCCTTTGGTGAAAACAATACACAAGCTGTTTTAATCATAAAAACATCTGTTGGAGATAAGTTCAAGGAAATGAGAGAAAAATTAAAGAATCGGATAAGAACAAATCCGGCCATTATCTTAATCGAAGAAATTCTGCCAAGAGAAAGCTTGGACGCGTTGATTAATAATTGTGATGTTTTCGTTTCTTTACATCGATCCGAAGGTTTTGGTTTGACTTTAGCCGAAGCAATGTCTCTAGGTAAGCCTGTTATTGCGACCGCCTATTCCGGTAATTTAGATTTTATGAATTTTGAAAATAGTTGTCTTGTCCCGTATCAACTAATATCCACTAAAAATAATTATGTCTATACTGAAAATGCCGAGACACATTGGGCAGATCCTGATGTTGAATATGCAAGTAAACTGATGTTAAAGTTGTTTAATGAAAAAGGCTTTAGGACTTGCATAGGAGAAAGAGCCCAAAATGAAGTAAAACACCGATTAGATCCGGAAAATATAGGACTAGCTATCAAAAACAGATTAGATTATATTTATCAATTTTGCGTACCCAAAATTAAGATGGATATAAACCAAACGGTTTTTAACCTTCAGCAAGAAAACACAATTCTTACAAGTAAATTAGATGCTTTAAAAAGAACAAAGGTTGTTAAATGGAAGTTAAGGCTTAAAAACTTTACAAATAAAGTCTTCGGTAAAAACAAGACCTATATCTGGGAGGAATAA
- a CDS encoding SixA phosphatase family protein, with product MDNSKKLYIIRHAKAETIPGINDFDRALTSDGIQHAKQVATKLSAKLTLDENSIVISSPANRALQTTRIFLDVMGSSSFDIQIEETIYECTYKHLLSIINAIPDHINHVLLFGHNPTLTDLVEYLTRKAAYLRTSSCAEIKLDAGFTFHMLSGNCADLVQIID from the coding sequence ATGGACAACAGTAAAAAACTTTATATCATCCGACATGCCAAAGCCGAAACTATTCCGGGCATAAACGATTTTGATCGCGCACTTACATCCGACGGCATACAACACGCAAAACAAGTAGCGACTAAGCTATCGGCAAAATTGACCCTAGATGAAAACAGTATCGTGATCAGTTCGCCAGCCAACCGGGCACTCCAAACAACACGTATTTTTCTGGATGTGATGGGCTCTTCTTCTTTTGACATTCAGATTGAAGAAACAATTTATGAATGCACCTACAAACACTTGTTATCCATCATCAATGCAATTCCCGATCATATTAACCATGTACTGCTCTTCGGACACAATCCCACATTGACTGATCTAGTGGAATACCTGACCCGAAAAGCGGCCTATTTACGCACCTCATCCTGTGCAGAGATCAAGCTCGATGCAGGTTTTACCTTTCATATGCTCAGCGGCAATTGCGCCGATCTTGTGCAAATAATTGATTAA
- a CDS encoding glycosyltransferase, which translates to MSKRKRVLYFMPVNPMNDRAGNITRCIQLLEYFERNSSYVETAFVSFDHWAQADKMSFEQKFPNIRLILIQHRENKGNYLKYFFRDKLSRLFLKKGLDQVTPFHLKQIRKHLSGNFDVTLISYVEWGRFVEAVPSKRTIIDTHDLITSQYLTRSGDRKSIGQVFQEELEILNCADEVWTYSIEEQYIFEQFLTNKVRLLPVSSSIRKKEKVENRIDHEILYVASDNGHNQRSIEWFIQEVLPLVNERFSLTVVGKICDKIENNSRIEKVGVVDDLSDIYNTSKITICPMLSGTGIKIKVLESLGYGLPVVTNRRGVDGLVNKVSNGCLIADDPNQFAFYINKLLSDFQFYNQLQTQGVQFYESYYAPNNEIRILDECFLGKENIDIEESNLRDIK; encoded by the coding sequence ATGTCTAAAAGGAAACGAGTACTATATTTTATGCCGGTTAATCCGATGAATGATCGCGCAGGAAATATCACGAGATGTATACAATTGCTAGAATATTTTGAACGTAATAGCTCTTATGTAGAAACAGCTTTTGTTTCATTTGATCATTGGGCGCAGGCGGACAAAATGTCTTTTGAGCAGAAATTTCCAAATATTCGTTTAATACTTATACAGCATAGGGAAAATAAGGGAAATTATCTAAAATATTTCTTTCGGGATAAGCTTTCGAGATTATTCTTAAAAAAAGGATTAGATCAGGTAACGCCTTTCCATTTGAAACAAATAAGAAAGCACCTTAGCGGCAATTTTGATGTTACATTGATAAGTTACGTTGAATGGGGGAGATTTGTTGAGGCAGTTCCATCTAAACGTACCATAATAGATACACATGATTTAATTACATCTCAATATTTAACGCGGAGTGGAGATAGAAAGTCGATAGGGCAGGTTTTCCAAGAAGAACTTGAGATTCTTAATTGTGCTGATGAGGTATGGACTTATTCAATTGAAGAACAATATATCTTCGAGCAGTTTCTCACAAATAAAGTGAGATTGCTTCCAGTTTCATCAAGTATTCGCAAAAAAGAGAAAGTAGAAAATAGGATAGATCATGAAATTCTATATGTTGCTAGTGATAATGGCCATAACCAAAGAAGTATTGAGTGGTTTATTCAAGAAGTTCTACCTTTGGTTAATGAACGTTTTTCATTGACAGTTGTAGGTAAGATTTGTGATAAAATCGAGAATAACAGTCGAATCGAGAAAGTGGGTGTGGTAGATGATTTATCCGATATATATAATACTAGCAAGATTACTATTTGTCCAATGCTATCTGGGACAGGAATTAAAATAAAAGTGTTGGAATCGCTTGGTTACGGTCTACCCGTTGTGACGAATAGACGAGGTGTTGATGGCCTAGTCAACAAAGTTTCAAATGGTTGTTTAATTGCGGATGACCCTAATCAATTTGCTTTTTATATCAACAAGTTATTGAGTGATTTTCAGTTTTATAATCAATTACAAACCCAAGGTGTGCAGTTTTATGAAAGCTATTATGCCCCAAATAATGAAATCAGGATACTCGATGAATGCTTTTTAGGAAAAGAAAATATAGATATAGAGGAGTCTAATTTGAGAGATATCAAGTAG
- a CDS encoding glycosyltransferase, with product MKILLIQHLYFLNGIGGTEKICSILANILSANGYEVEIATNENIVGKPVFTLDKSVRVTNIYDVNLEQKEEIPLYNYKGRNPFLWIKYKIEKKYAKWYNRRLIKRMEGEDKLFQYNLRNRAIAWKSYIDLVKPNLIITMSIGSLLEITYGNTLTIPILDSVNGRPDYDYSNILGGRKSYMVDLLTSSFSKLDGIQILFDSYRKFLPDNFAGECRVITNPIDEVSDTDLVLHSNEKSRFKIIHIGRLDTACKQQHIAIDIFSNLAEKYPTWDLEFWGIGNDFERLKLQIIELGLSKRIFLRGFTDDPIAKMKDADIFIFPSKYEGFGLALAEAMSVGLPSIGFATCSGVNELIKHGENGFLANDREGMELHLEQLINNPLLREQMGIKGKIFIKDFNLDKMTRGWLELVNAVINKYDNV from the coding sequence ATGAAGATTCTATTAATACAACATTTGTATTTTTTAAATGGAATAGGAGGAACAGAAAAAATCTGCTCAATATTGGCTAACATTTTATCCGCCAATGGTTATGAAGTCGAAATAGCCACTAATGAAAATATAGTTGGTAAGCCAGTGTTTACTTTGGATAAAAGCGTACGTGTTACAAACATATATGACGTAAATCTGGAACAAAAAGAGGAGATCCCCTTATATAATTATAAAGGCAGAAATCCTTTTCTTTGGATAAAATATAAGATAGAAAAGAAGTATGCTAAATGGTATAATCGCCGTTTAATAAAGCGTATGGAAGGAGAGGATAAACTATTTCAGTATAATTTGAGAAACCGGGCGATTGCTTGGAAAAGTTACATTGATCTAGTTAAACCAAATTTGATTATTACAATGTCTATTGGTTCATTGTTGGAAATTACCTATGGAAACACGCTGACAATACCAATTTTAGATTCGGTGAACGGTCGGCCAGATTATGATTACTCCAATATTCTGGGCGGAAGGAAATCGTATATGGTTGATTTATTGACGTCAAGTTTTAGTAAGCTTGATGGCATCCAAATTCTTTTTGATAGTTATAGAAAATTTTTGCCCGATAATTTTGCCGGCGAATGCCGTGTTATTACGAATCCTATCGACGAGGTAAGTGACACCGATTTGGTTCTACATAGTAATGAAAAATCGAGATTTAAGATAATTCATATTGGACGCTTGGATACTGCGTGTAAACAGCAACATATAGCTATAGATATTTTCTCTAATTTGGCAGAAAAATACCCGACATGGGATTTGGAATTTTGGGGTATAGGTAATGACTTTGAGCGATTGAAATTACAGATTATTGAACTGGGCCTATCCAAAAGAATTTTCCTTCGCGGATTTACTGACGATCCCATCGCAAAGATGAAGGATGCAGATATCTTTATTTTTCCAAGCAAATATGAAGGGTTTGGGCTTGCTTTGGCCGAAGCAATGTCCGTTGGTTTACCTAGTATAGGTTTTGCTACATGTTCTGGTGTGAACGAATTAATAAAGCATGGTGAGAATGGGTTTTTGGCGAACGATCGAGAGGGTATGGAGCTTCATCTTGAGCAATTAATAAATAATCCACTTCTTCGTGAACAAATGGGGATAAAAGGGAAAATTTTTATAAAAGATTTTAATCTTGATAAAATGACGAGGGGATGGTTGGAGTTGGTTAATGCTGTAATAAATAAATATGACAATGTCTAA
- a CDS encoding glycosyltransferase family 2 protein: MMEKNGSTKGTFPVAVSVVIPVYNVEKYLDETIQSVLNQELQDFEIILVNDGSLDSSAVICQKYASLDPRIYFFDQDNAGVSVARNNGLSHARGEYVYFLDSDDTIESEFLTGAYTLAKQDDLDLVVLGEIYCYRAKRLTAVPTCGLFIKKSLLDSYPDIRFPVGIQPCEDGLFSHCLFLMTDKIGFNPDAKYFYRQHENQNHVRINRETARILKQIPNWLELLKIFYDQHDIFTSRALKLALFIEHEPFELRYIKMPFDENEKEALFRLLQNFMRQYVEPYLSKTDIEVLSVPFRYFMTTGNHVNFDNFYKSYRTNRAQQFKHALFWVKFIPISKLRRKLRKNIRNKYIDI, translated from the coding sequence ATGATGGAAAAAAATGGTAGTACGAAGGGGACTTTTCCCGTTGCTGTGTCGGTAGTGATTCCGGTATACAATGTCGAAAAATATTTAGATGAGACAATTCAAAGTGTGCTTAATCAAGAATTGCAGGATTTTGAAATTATTCTTGTCAATGATGGTAGTCTGGATTCTTCTGCAGTAATATGCCAAAAATATGCATCCTTAGATCCGAGAATTTATTTTTTTGATCAGGACAATGCTGGTGTTTCCGTTGCGAGAAACAATGGTTTGAGTCATGCGCGAGGAGAGTATGTCTATTTTTTGGATTCTGATGATACGATTGAATCCGAATTCTTGACTGGAGCTTATACATTAGCAAAACAAGATGATCTTGATCTAGTCGTTTTAGGAGAGATATATTGTTACAGAGCAAAACGATTGACTGCTGTACCTACTTGTGGATTGTTTATAAAAAAGTCATTATTGGACAGCTATCCTGATATTCGCTTTCCCGTGGGAATCCAACCTTGTGAGGACGGTTTGTTTTCACATTGCCTTTTTTTAATGACTGATAAAATAGGATTCAATCCGGATGCAAAATATTTTTATAGACAACACGAGAATCAAAATCATGTACGCATCAATAGAGAAACAGCTCGCATCTTAAAACAGATACCTAATTGGTTGGAACTTTTAAAAATATTCTACGATCAACATGATATTTTTACCTCGAGAGCACTCAAACTAGCTTTGTTTATTGAACATGAACCGTTTGAGTTGCGTTACATAAAAATGCCTTTTGATGAGAATGAAAAAGAAGCACTTTTCAGATTATTGCAAAATTTTATGCGACAATATGTCGAGCCATATTTATCCAAAACAGATATAGAGGTATTATCGGTTCCATTTAGGTATTTCATGACAACGGGAAATCATGTGAATTTTGATAATTTTTATAAAAGCTATCGAACGAATAGAGCCCAGCAGTTTAAACATGCATTGTTTTGGGTTAAGTTTATTCCAATTTCTAAATTAAGGAGGAAACTTCGCAAAAATATCAGAAATAAATATATTGATATATGA